The stretch of DNA TTGTTTTATGCATCTTTAACTTTAGCAAGCCCTAAGGATAACGATATTGATGAGAATAAAGTAGCGATTTCTGTCTTAGAGAAAGCCTGTTGTGCTCCCATAAGGCTCTTGGCCGCCAATGCAGATTTGGACGGTGATGCGGTTATTGCTAAGCTCTCCTCACTTGGAACGACAAGCTTAGGAGTCAGTGTGTTTTCTAGAAAAATTGAAGACCTTATTGCTGGAGGAATCTTAGATTCTCTAGCTATGATATCTACAGTGTTCGCCTGTGCTTTAGATACCGCTATTCTGATTCTCTCTTCTAAAATTTTAATTTTTGAAAATCAATATGAAATTTCTATGCTCTAATCTTCTCTCATAAAACTAAGAAACAACTTGTCATAAGCAATTTAAGTTCGATTCTTAAAATAAAGACTTTGAGAACTTCTCCTGAGCCATACATCTTTGCTGTTAGAATTTTTCCCTAATTTCTAATACAATAGATCGGATTGGAAAAACAAAAGTGAGCAACATCATATGCAAGAAAAACCGCAACATGTGCATCGTGTTATTCACATCTCCGATGTACATTTTCATGTTCTCCCTTTCAATCCCCTGCACTGCTTTAATAAAAGACTCAAAGGACTCTTGCGTAAGGTATTTGGATTAGTGAATTTTCAAGCCACAACGATAGGTCAGCGTTTCCCAAAGGTTGCAGAATCTCTTGGAGCTGATAGCATATGCATCACTGGAGATTTCTCCCTTACTGCTATGGATGCAGAGTTCTTACTTGCTAAGCATTTTGTTGAAACTCTAGCTAAACACTCTTCTGTTTACCTTTTGCCTGGGAACCACGATGTGTACACCCCTAAAGCTCTTGCAAAGCAAACATTTTATACCTACTTTCCGAATGAGCAACTCCAACAGAATAAGGTGTCGTTTCACAAGCTCACAGATCATTGGTGGTTAATTCTATTAGATTGTTCTTGTTTGAATGGGTGGTTTTCAGCAAACGGAGCTGTGCATGTAGGACAGATCTCGGCTATTGAAAACTTTTTACTCTCTCTTTCTAGTGAAGAAAATGTCATAATTGCAAACCATTACCCTCTGCTCTCTTCACAACAACTAGACCATGATCTTATCAACAACACACTTTTACACAACGTTTTGAGGAAATATCCTAAAGTACGCCTTTATCTACATGGTCATGAACACCATGCTACTATCTATAGCTGCTTAGATTCTTCACCTTCATACATTCTCAATAGCGGATCGATCTCTCTACCCACGAACTCACGTTTCCATGTTATAGACCTGTATCCTGAGAAATATCAGGTGCATACTATGGTTTTGAAAAACCTCTTAGATTTTAATGCACCTTTAGAGATTGGTAATGAAGCGAGTTTGAATTTTCAGGAGCTGTAGAATGACTCGTAGGAACAATTAAAGTGGCGACTTAAACGCCCTCTTCTAGAATCTTCTCTGCTATAGTTTGAAATAATTCAGGAGTTTCCACTAACTCTTCTTTCTTAACATTGCGGAGAGATTCTGGCATAGCTACAAGCTTAGCAACCCAAGATTTGCGCTTATTCTCTTCATCAAGACCTTGAGCCTTCTCTCTTAATTTTTTTAGTAGTTGAGCCTCTCTAGATAGCTCTTTTATTTTCTTAGTTTCCATATTGCGCACTCTAAGATAGAGACGCTTTTCCTACAACGACTATCTATTTAGAAACTCGAGATTCATAGCTCCCCGTACGAGTATCCACTTTGACCAATTCCCCCTCATCAATAAAGATAGGGACCATAATCTTAGCTCCTGTATTTGTCACAGCGGGCTTTAAAACACGTCCTGATGCTGTATCTCCACGAACTCCTGGAGCTGTTTGTGCAATGCTAAGCTCCATAAAAATCGGAGGCTCTACAGCAACCACATCACCGTTATACAAAACTAGGGTATAGATAACATCTTCTAACAACCATTGTCTGATATTCTCAAGTTTATCCCAGAACACGACTTCTTGTTCAAAAGTCTCGTCATCCATAAACGTTGCCCCTTCTTGATCAGTATAGAGAAGACGCATGGAGTGCTCTCGGATATCCGCAATCTCTACGGATTCTCCAGACTTATAGGTCCGTTCAATCACTCTGCCAGTTAAAAAATTTTTCACTTTGATTCTATTAAAAGCTTGACCCTTCCCTGGTTTTACAAAATCATTTTGTAAAATCAGGTATGGCTGACCATCAATTTGGATTCTTAATCCCACACGGAATTCACTAGTACTTACACGAACCATAAAGCAATCTGTTTCCTAATTTTCTTCGATTTATGTTATCGAGCTTTTTCTCCTTTGTCCAGAAGAATATATATATCAAGAATAGAGGGAACCTGCTTCTATACAAAGGACAGCAGCTACCCGCTATCAAGATTGCAACTCCCTATTTCTAAGATTTTTTTAATGACCGAGAAACAATAAGAATGCTAAGAATCTAAAAAAAGCAGCTTAAAGGAGAGGGCGTGCCCAAACTTAATTCCGAATGCAAAATTGCTCAAGATATGTTAGAGCGTTATTCTGGCTCTAGCGTGAAGCAATTTTGTCCTTATCTCTTACTCACAAACTTTTCTTACTACATCCAAACCTTTGCGAAAATACATGGAGTTCCCGTCTTTGAAGGTTCTATGTTCTCTGCTGCCCATGCTCCTCACATCAAAACTTCAATTTTAGATTTTAAACCAGGGTCTCCAGGAGCTGCATTAACTATAGACTTATGTGCTTTTCTTCCTTGTATGAAGGCGGGGCTAATGTTAGGAATGTGTGGAGGATTGCGCTCTCATTATCAAGTTGGCGATTACTTTGTTCCTATGGCTAGTATACGTGGGGAGGGAACTTCTGATGCCTATTTTCCTCCTGAAGTTCCTGCTCTTGCAAATTTTATTGTACAGAAAGCAATAACTGAAGTTTTAGAAGATAAGAAGGTAAATTACCATATTGGTATTACCCATACGACGAACATTCGCTTTTGGGAATTTAACAAAAAATTTAGACAAAAACTCTACGAAACTAAAGCTCAATCCGCAGAAATGGAATGCGCAACACTTTTTGCTGCGGGATACCGCAGAAATCTGCCTATTGGAGCGTTATTATTGATTTCAGATCTTCCCCTAAGGAAGGGGGGGATCAAAACAAAATCGAGTGGCAATCACGTCTTTAATACCTATACGAAAGACCACATCATAACAGGTCAAGAAGTCATAGAAAATCTTGAAAAAATCATGCAAAAACGCGCTGCTTCTGGACATAAGAAAGGTCTGCCTTATCAAGGGCTTCCTCATATGGAAATTGGAGAAGCCGATGACACTATGGCTAGAGGATCTGGAGCCTCTGACCATGACTATTGAGAGAGAATTCTCTGAAGAATTTGCTCTGTAGTAAATCCGCATTCTTCAGAAACATCATCAGGAGCTCCTGAGTATCCGAATCTATCCATAGCAATAGCTAAACCTTCGGATCCGATATACTTATACCACCCCAAAGCAGATCCTGCCTCTATAGAGACACGAATTCCAAGATCCCCACCCACAATACTCTGCTTGTAGTCTACATCTTGAGCTTCAAAAAGCTCCCAACACGGGAAGGAAATCACTCGCACTTGCTTATCTAAGTGTTCTAGTTCTTTAGCTACAGAAAGAGCCAAAGAAACTTCAGATCCTGTGGCAAAGAGAGTATAGTCAGGTTTTTCTCCAGACTCTTTTAAGACAATATAAGCACCACGGCCTACACCATCTTTAAAAGGCCGGTGCGCAGCAGATAATGTGGGCAATGCTTGTCGCGACAATACAATGACTGTAGGGCCTGAGTGCTTTAATGCTGCAATCCACGCTCCTTTAACTTCATTAGCATCAGCAGGACGTATTACATATAATCCAGGGATAGCGCGCAAAGACATCAATTGTTCCACAGGCTGGTGTGTAGGTCCGTCTTCTCCAACAAATATAGAATCATGAGTCAATTGGTAAATGACTGGCAATTTAGAGAGTGCTGCTAAACGAATAGCGTTACGCATATAGTCAGAAAACACTAAAAATGTTCCACCAAAAGGATGAAACACCTGGCTGTAAGCGAGTCCGTTCATAATTGTCGCCATACCAAACTCACGAACACCGTATTTAATGTTTCTTCCAGAGAAATCATACGTATGGATTACTTTTTCATTTGCAATCCAAGTACCGTCTGAACTCGAAAGATCTGCAGACCCACCAATCAAATAGGGAATGTGCTGCACTAGTACTTGTATCAGTTTATTTGAAGCAGCGCGGCCAGCTATAGAGTCTGGCATTTCTACACTTTGCACAACGGATTCTAGGTTTTTGGGCAACTTATGAGAGGTCAACTTAAGAAATTCTTCGTACAATTCTGGAAACTGTTTGGACCAAACACGAACTTCATCAAGCCATTGCTCCTGTGCTTTTCGATCTTCTTGTATTTTATGAGAAAAGAAGTTCTTTACCGCAGGAGGAACAAAAAATTTCTCTTCAGGAAGATGCCAAAACTGTTTTGTTGCGCTTGTCCCTTCAATTCCTAAAGGAGAACCGTGGGCTTTATTTGTCCCTTCCTTGGGCGAACCGTGACCAATAATCGTATGGGCAATGACGAGTACAGGACGTTCTTGACCATGTTTGATGCTCGAAAAAGTCTCATGAATATGGACAAAGTCATACCCGTCAATTTGATATACATCCCAGCCATAAGCTTCAAAACGTTTTTTTGTATCCTCGACACTCGTTTCATTAAGATATCCATCAAGAACAACGTTATTGTAATCATAGATAACAACAAGATTATTTAAATTTAAAGAGCCTGCGAAACTACAAACTTCATGGCTAACTCCTTCCATAAAGCAGCCGTCCCCTGCCAAGCAATAGATCTTGCCATTAAAAATATTGTGTCCAGGACGATTAAATCGAGATTCTAGCATTTTCATGGACAAAGCCATGCCTACCGCATTACCTAATCCTTGTCCTAAAGGACCTGTTGTTGCCTCGACTCCTACAGTTTCACCGTACTCGGGATGTCCTGGAGTTCGAGAATGAAGCTGCCGAAATTCCTGAAGATCCTCTAAGGAAACATCGAATCCAGAAAGATGTAAACAAGAGTAGAGAAGAGCCGATCCATGGCCTGCGGACAAGACAAACCGATCTCTATTGATCCAATGAGGATCACGTGGATTTTGCCTCAGTACATAGCTATATAGATAAGCGGCAAGTTCTGCACATCCTAAGGGAAGTCCTGGATGACCAGAAGAGGCTTTCTGAATCGATTCAATACTAAGTTGTTTGATGGCCCCAGCGATTTTTCCTAAAATACCAATATCTAATTCTTTATTGATCATAAGTAAACCTTAAAGACCTTCTATACAAAAGCACAAACTATAGGTCATCCCCAACCAAAAAGCAAGCAACTCTTACCCAGCAATTCCTGCAAAAACACATGAACTTTTGATAGCATCTCCATGCGAACCAATGAAGTTTTTTTAACTCAAAATTAGGGATAGAGACGAAAATAAAGAACTCTCCTATAATGGCAAAGAATCTGAAAAACCGCTGCCTTTGAGAGTCTTTTTCATGTTAAGCAATACTATTCGCTCTAATTTTTTAAAATTTTTTGCTAACCGTCACCATACAATTCTTCCCTCCTCTCCAGTATTTCCTCACAATGATCCCTCCCTTCTTTTTACTAATGCAGGAATGAATCAGTTTAAGGACATCTTCCTAAACAAAGAGAAGGTAAGCTACTCTCGAGCCACAACATCACAAAAATGCATTCGTGCTGGAGGGAAACACAACGATCTAGATAATGTGGGTCATACTTCAAGACATCTCACATTCTTTGAAATGTTAGGAAACTTTTCTTTCGGAGACTACTTTAAAGCAGAGGCTATTGCGTTTGCTTGGGAAGTATCTCTATCTGTTTTTAATTTTAATCCCGAAGGACTTTACGCTACAGTGCACGAAAAAGACGATGAAGCATTTGCTCTTTGGGAAAAATATCTCCCTACAGATCGTATTTTCCGTCTTACAGATAAGGATAATTTCTGGAGCATGGCGAACACAGGCCCCTGTGGCTATTGTTCGGAGCTTTTCTTTGACCGCGGCCCCAGTTTTGGGAAAGCCTCTTCTCCCCTTGAAGATACTGAAGGAGAGCGTTTCCTCGAATATTGGAATTTAGTCTTCATGGAATTTAATCGCACTAGCGAAGGCTCTTTACTTGCTTTACCTAATAAACACGTCGATACAGGAGCTGGTCTAGAGAGGCTTGTCTCTTTAATTGCTGGGACTCACACTGTTTTTGAAGCTGATGTATTGCGAGAGTTAATTGCAAAGACAGAGGAGCTATCTGGAAAAGTATATCATCCTGATGATAGTGGTGCGGCTTTCCGGGTGATTGCAGATCACGTACGTTCTTTATCTTTTGCTATTGCTGATGGTCTCCTGCCAGGTAATACCGAGCGAGGCTATGTGCTAAGGAAAATTTTAAGAAGATCCGTAAACTACGGACGACGTTTAGGTTTTCATAATCCTTTCTTGGCAGAAATTGTTCCTTCATTAGTAGATGCTATGGGAGAGGCATACCCAGAATTAAAGAATTCACTATCTCAAATTCAAAAAGCACTTACTTTAGAAGAAGAAAGTTTTTTTAAAACCCTGGACCGTGGAGGGAACCTTTTACAACAAGTTTTGAAAAGTTCCTCCTCTTTGTCCTCTATTTCAGGCGAAGATGCTTTTAAGCTCAAAGATACCTATGGCATGCCTATTGATGAGATTTCTTTGTTAGCTAAAGACTACAATTATAGTATCGACATGGATACATTCCATAAGTTAGAACAAGAAGCTAAGGAACGTTCTAGAAAAAATATTGCTAAATCAGAAGGAATTTCTGGATCTATTTACAGTGAATTAAATTTAGCTTCGGAATTTATAGGATATGATAACCTCTCTTGTGATACGTTTATCGAAGCAATCGTTTTTAAAGATCACCTAGTTTCTTCTCTTCAGGAGAAAGAAGAGGGTGCAATTATATTAAAAGTTTCTCCTTTTTATGCAGAAAAAGGCGGTCAGATTGGGGATTCTGGTGAGATCTTTTGTAGTGAAGGGACTTTTATTGTTACCCACACAACGTCTCCTAAAGCTGGTTTAATCGTACATCACGGGAAAATTTCCCAAGGAATTTTAACTGTAGAGGCTGCGGTTACTGCTCAAGTAGATTGTTCTCGTAGGAAGAAGATTGCGAACAATCACACTGCCTGTCACCTATTACACAAAGCTTTAGAAATGACTTTAGGTGATCACATTCGTCAAGCAGGCTCCTATGTTGACGATACAAAAATCCGTTTAGATTTTACCCACCCTCAGGCAATCTCACCTGAAGATCTTTTCTCTATTGAAACTCTGGTCAACGAAAGTATCCGAGAGAATCATCCTGTAAATATTCGTGAATCTCTCTATTCTGATGTGATGGGATCCTCAGAAATCAAACAGTTCTTTGGAGATAAGTATAGTGATGTTGTCCGAGTAATTTCTGCAGGGCAATCTCACGAACTTTGTGGAGGCACTCATGCGGAAGCTACAGGAGATATCGGGTTCTTCCGTATTGTCAAAGAACATGCTATAGCGATGGGGATTCGACGTATCGAAGCTGTCACTGGGGAGGAAGCTGAGGCAATGGTACACCAACAAAGCGAAATACTAGAAGAGATTGCTCTACTATTACAAGTTCCTAGGGATCAGATTTTACCAAGGCTCACGGCAACTTTAGATGAGCGCAAACAACAAGAAAAACTGTTAACTGAGTTAGAAAACAGTCTTATTCAGACAAAATTAGATAAGTTAATCAACGGTTGTCATCAACGAGAGGGAATCACCTATCTCGTTCATCATCTAGCAGAAAATGAGAATCATCGTTTGCAGCAGTACGCACAATGCTTACATCAAAGGATTCCGAAAAAATTAGTTTCTCTATGGACAACAGAGAAAAATGGAAAATATATTATACTATCCCGAGTCTCTGACGACCTCATCACACAAGGCGTCCTTGCTCAGGATTTATTGAAGGCCGTCCTTACTCCTTGTGGTGGCCGCTGGGGAGGAAAGGACCAATCCGCACAAGGTAGTGCTCCCTCTCTTCCAGGAACAGAAGTATTAAATGAAACTTTATGGCAATGGATTTCAACCCAATTAATTTAGATTTTTCTATTTCCAAAGAATTCAAGGAGAGAACGCTTCCTTTACTATTAGAAAATATTCATCCAGGAGCGACGGCATTCCTTGCAGCAAAGATGTTTCATGACTATCGTGCTTCTGTAGTTATGATTACGACACCTGCACGTCTCGACGATCTCTTTGAAAATTTAAGGACATTTTTAGAAAAATCCCCTATAGAATTTCCCTCTTCTGAAATTGATCTCTCTCCAAAATTAGTGAACATAGATGCTGTAGGGAAGCGAGACAACGTTCTTTACAACTTGAACCAGCAAGATGCTCCGATATTCTGTGTAACGACGTTAAAGGCTCTTCTAGAAAAAACCCGCTCTCCAGAAGCAACAAGCCAACAACATCTCGATCTCGCAGTTGGAGATATCTTGGATCCAGAAACAACTACAGAACTATGTAGAAATTTAGGATATTCTCAGGTAATGCTAACGAGTGAAAAGGGAGAATTTTCTTATCGCGGGGGCATCGTTGATATTTTCCCCTTATCCTCTCCCGAGCCTTTCCGAATGGAATTTTGGGGAGAGAAGATCATTTCTATCAGATCGTATAACCCCTCAGATCAGCTATCTACGGGAAAAGTCTCAAAAATTTCTATCTCTCCAGCCT from Candidatus Chlamydia corallus encodes:
- a CDS encoding metallophosphoesterase family protein, encoding MQEKPQHVHRVIHISDVHFHVLPFNPLHCFNKRLKGLLRKVFGLVNFQATTIGQRFPKVAESLGADSICITGDFSLTAMDAEFLLAKHFVETLAKHSSVYLLPGNHDVYTPKALAKQTFYTYFPNEQLQQNKVSFHKLTDHWWLILLDCSCLNGWFSANGAVHVGQISAIENFLLSLSSEENVIIANHYPLLSSQQLDHDLINNTLLHNVLRKYPKVRLYLHGHEHHATIYSCLDSSPSYILNSGSISLPTNSRFHVIDLYPEKYQVHTMVLKNLLDFNAPLEIGNEASLNFQEL
- the efp gene encoding elongation factor P → MVRVSTSEFRVGLRIQIDGQPYLILQNDFVKPGKGQAFNRIKVKNFLTGRVIERTYKSGESVEIADIREHSMRLLYTDQEGATFMDDETFEQEVVFWDKLENIRQWLLEDVIYTLVLYNGDVVAVEPPIFMELSIAQTAPGVRGDTASGRVLKPAVTNTGAKIMVPIFIDEGELVKVDTRTGSYESRVSK
- a CDS encoding AMP nucleosidase, which codes for MLERYSGSSVKQFCPYLLLTNFSYYIQTFAKIHGVPVFEGSMFSAAHAPHIKTSILDFKPGSPGAALTIDLCAFLPCMKAGLMLGMCGGLRSHYQVGDYFVPMASIRGEGTSDAYFPPEVPALANFIVQKAITEVLEDKKVNYHIGITHTTNIRFWEFNKKFRQKLYETKAQSAEMECATLFAAGYRRNLPIGALLLISDLPLRKGGIKTKSSGNHVFNTYTKDHIITGQEVIENLEKIMQKRAASGHKKGLPYQGLPHMEIGEADDTMARGSGASDHDY
- the tkt gene encoding transketolase, whose amino-acid sequence is MINKELDIGILGKIAGAIKQLSIESIQKASSGHPGLPLGCAELAAYLYSYVLRQNPRDPHWINRDRFVLSAGHGSALLYSCLHLSGFDVSLEDLQEFRQLHSRTPGHPEYGETVGVEATTGPLGQGLGNAVGMALSMKMLESRFNRPGHNIFNGKIYCLAGDGCFMEGVSHEVCSFAGSLNLNNLVVIYDYNNVVLDGYLNETSVEDTKKRFEAYGWDVYQIDGYDFVHIHETFSSIKHGQERPVLVIAHTIIGHGSPKEGTNKAHGSPLGIEGTSATKQFWHLPEEKFFVPPAVKNFFSHKIQEDRKAQEQWLDEVRVWSKQFPELYEEFLKLTSHKLPKNLESVVQSVEMPDSIAGRAASNKLIQVLVQHIPYLIGGSADLSSSDGTWIANEKVIHTYDFSGRNIKYGVREFGMATIMNGLAYSQVFHPFGGTFLVFSDYMRNAIRLAALSKLPVIYQLTHDSIFVGEDGPTHQPVEQLMSLRAIPGLYVIRPADANEVKGAWIAALKHSGPTVIVLSRQALPTLSAAHRPFKDGVGRGAYIVLKESGEKPDYTLFATGSEVSLALSVAKELEHLDKQVRVISFPCWELFEAQDVDYKQSIVGGDLGIRVSIEAGSALGWYKYIGSEGLAIAMDRFGYSGAPDDVSEECGFTTEQILQRILSQ
- the alaS gene encoding alanine--tRNA ligase, with the protein product MLSNTIRSNFLKFFANRHHTILPSSPVFPHNDPSLLFTNAGMNQFKDIFLNKEKVSYSRATTSQKCIRAGGKHNDLDNVGHTSRHLTFFEMLGNFSFGDYFKAEAIAFAWEVSLSVFNFNPEGLYATVHEKDDEAFALWEKYLPTDRIFRLTDKDNFWSMANTGPCGYCSELFFDRGPSFGKASSPLEDTEGERFLEYWNLVFMEFNRTSEGSLLALPNKHVDTGAGLERLVSLIAGTHTVFEADVLRELIAKTEELSGKVYHPDDSGAAFRVIADHVRSLSFAIADGLLPGNTERGYVLRKILRRSVNYGRRLGFHNPFLAEIVPSLVDAMGEAYPELKNSLSQIQKALTLEEESFFKTLDRGGNLLQQVLKSSSSLSSISGEDAFKLKDTYGMPIDEISLLAKDYNYSIDMDTFHKLEQEAKERSRKNIAKSEGISGSIYSELNLASEFIGYDNLSCDTFIEAIVFKDHLVSSLQEKEEGAIILKVSPFYAEKGGQIGDSGEIFCSEGTFIVTHTTSPKAGLIVHHGKISQGILTVEAAVTAQVDCSRRKKIANNHTACHLLHKALEMTLGDHIRQAGSYVDDTKIRLDFTHPQAISPEDLFSIETLVNESIRENHPVNIRESLYSDVMGSSEIKQFFGDKYSDVVRVISAGQSHELCGGTHAEATGDIGFFRIVKEHAIAMGIRRIEAVTGEEAEAMVHQQSEILEEIALLLQVPRDQILPRLTATLDERKQQEKLLTELENSLIQTKLDKLINGCHQREGITYLVHHLAENENHRLQQYAQCLHQRIPKKLVSLWTTEKNGKYIILSRVSDDLITQGVLAQDLLKAVLTPCGGRWGGKDQSAQGSAPSLPGTEVLNETLWQWISTQLI